One Pseudomonas tolaasii NCPPB 2192 genomic window carries:
- a CDS encoding class I SAM-dependent methyltransferase, translating to MSFFSDPDAVARYAEGPVRLVPGFEGLQRMTTLLLRERVPATGNVLVLGAGGGLELKRFADAEPEWRFVGVDPSAEMLKLAQATLGPLNERVQLHEGYIDSAPLGPFDGATCLLTLHFIPAQERLQTLKALWQRLRPGAPLVVAHHSFPQAPEEKLRWLKRYAAFAVDSGVPAADAERAIAAISEKLPVLSPEADAALMAEAGFEGVELFYAGFSFKGWVGYKPI from the coding sequence ATGAGCTTTTTTTCCGACCCCGATGCTGTCGCCCGTTATGCCGAAGGCCCCGTGCGCCTGGTGCCGGGCTTTGAAGGGTTGCAACGCATGACCACCCTGCTGCTGCGTGAACGCGTGCCGGCCACCGGCAATGTGCTGGTGCTGGGCGCGGGCGGCGGGCTGGAGTTGAAACGCTTTGCCGATGCCGAGCCGGAGTGGCGCTTTGTGGGGGTGGACCCGTCGGCGGAGATGCTGAAATTGGCGCAGGCGACGTTGGGGCCGTTGAATGAGCGCGTGCAGTTGCATGAGGGGTATATCGACAGCGCGCCATTGGGGCCGTTTGATGGGGCCACGTGTTTGCTGACGTTGCACTTCATTCCGGCGCAGGAGCGGCTGCAAACGCTGAAGGCGTTGTGGCAACGGCTGCGGCCGGGGGCACCGCTGGTGGTGGCGCATCACAGTTTTCCGCAGGCGCCAGAGGAAAAACTGCGTTGGTTGAAGCGCTATGCGGCGTTTGCGGTGGATTCGGGGGTGCCGGCGGCGGACGCCGAGCGGGCGATTGCGGCGATCAGCGAGAAGTTGCCGGTGCTGTCACCCGAGGCGGATGCAGCGTTGATGGCTGAGGCCGGGTTTGAAGGGGTTGAGTTGTTTTATGCGGGGTTCAGCTTCAAGGGGTGGGTTGGCTACAAACCCATCTGA
- a CDS encoding alpha/beta fold hydrolase, with the protein MNLQHRNNVSVMGNGTSTLVFSHGFGCNQAMWNYLAPQFTDRFRVVMYDLVGAGLSDLAAFDKAKYSALDGYARDLNELIGEFAIGPVILVSHSVSAMIGTLADRLAPGRIAAHVMIGPSPRYIDDAGYVGGFTRSDIDDLLDTLDSNYLGWSSAMAPAIMGAPAQPALSVELTDSFCRTEPEIAKQFARVTFMSDNRRDVAGLTTPVLILQSSDDLIAPVAVGEYLHSVLPNSTYCLVDNIGHCPHMSAPQACTAAMEAFLAPWAVAHAG; encoded by the coding sequence ATGAACCTGCAGCACCGCAATAACGTCAGCGTAATGGGCAACGGCACCTCGACCCTAGTGTTTTCCCACGGTTTCGGCTGCAACCAAGCGATGTGGAACTACCTGGCGCCGCAATTTACCGACCGCTTTCGGGTGGTCATGTATGACCTGGTGGGCGCCGGATTGTCGGACCTCGCGGCCTTCGACAAAGCCAAATACAGCGCGCTGGACGGCTATGCCCGCGACTTGAACGAGCTGATCGGTGAGTTCGCCATCGGCCCGGTGATTCTGGTCAGCCACTCGGTCAGCGCGATGATCGGCACCCTCGCCGACCGCCTGGCGCCGGGGCGTATTGCCGCCCATGTGATGATCGGCCCGTCGCCGCGTTATATCGACGACGCGGGCTACGTCGGCGGCTTCACGCGCAGCGACATCGACGACCTGCTCGACACCCTCGACAGCAATTACCTCGGCTGGTCCAGCGCCATGGCACCGGCCATCATGGGCGCGCCAGCCCAACCGGCGTTGAGCGTGGAGCTTACCGACAGCTTCTGCCGCACCGAGCCGGAAATCGCCAAGCAGTTTGCGCGGGTGACGTTTATGTCCGACAACCGCCGGGACGTGGCCGGGCTGACCACGCCGGTGCTCATCCTGCAATCGAGCGACGACCTGATCGCGCCGGTGGCCGTGGGCGAATACCTGCACAGCGTGTTGCCCAACAGCACTTATTGCCTGGTGGACAACATCGGCCATTGCCCGCACATGAGCGCGCCACAGGCGTGCACGGCGGCGATGGAAGCGTTTTTGGCGCCGTGGGCGGTCGCCCATGCCGGCTGA
- a CDS encoding TPM domain-containing protein has product MMATVRQSVLSLVALVFIGLLGTALADTSPIGVALDQRVIDLTNTLDAGTTTRLKDQLAALEQRKGAQVAVLLVPTTGGTGIEDYANQLFRAWKLGRKDVNDGILLVVAKEDRKVRIEVGYGLEGTVTDLLAHRIIEEHITPAFRQGDFAGGVQQAVTDLTLLVDGGDLPPPAAREVNPQIIAVLLAFIAGAIGGVLIAAGKLHWRRGLIATALATVLLALLGGGADWPMFLLVMPLTMLIGGATFGALWLARAVFYGVVALLAYIVGLLVVDHFVEVNFVHWLVWPLGSALVLGLYAGLFFVMRESWRKSPRFFVVRVLAVAAVYGAVGLLLGHGYQDWLVAIPAASIVAFILFVASISDGGSDGGSGSSSGGSGSSSSSSSSGGGGSSGGGGASGSW; this is encoded by the coding sequence ATGATGGCGACTGTGCGGCAATCCGTCTTGAGCCTGGTGGCGCTGGTGTTTATCGGCCTGCTGGGCACCGCCCTGGCGGACACTTCGCCCATCGGCGTTGCCCTCGACCAACGGGTGATCGACCTCACCAACACCCTGGATGCCGGCACCACCACGCGCCTCAAAGACCAACTCGCCGCCCTTGAACAGCGCAAAGGCGCGCAAGTCGCCGTGTTACTGGTGCCGACGACTGGCGGCACGGGCATCGAGGACTACGCCAACCAACTGTTCCGCGCCTGGAAACTGGGGCGCAAGGACGTCAACGACGGCATCCTGCTGGTGGTGGCCAAGGAAGACCGCAAGGTGCGCATCGAAGTGGGTTACGGCCTGGAAGGCACCGTCACCGACCTGCTGGCCCATCGCATCATCGAAGAACACATCACCCCGGCGTTTCGTCAGGGCGACTTTGCCGGCGGCGTGCAACAGGCCGTCACTGACCTGACCCTGCTGGTGGACGGCGGCGACCTGCCGCCGCCCGCCGCGCGGGAAGTGAACCCGCAGATCATCGCCGTGTTGCTGGCGTTTATCGCCGGTGCCATCGGCGGCGTGTTGATCGCTGCCGGCAAACTGCACTGGCGCCGGGGGTTGATCGCCACCGCGCTGGCGACCGTGTTGCTGGCGTTGTTGGGCGGCGGGGCTGACTGGCCGATGTTTCTGCTGGTGATGCCGCTGACCATGCTGATCGGCGGCGCCACCTTCGGCGCGCTATGGCTGGCGCGCGCGGTCTTCTACGGCGTGGTGGCGTTGCTGGCGTACATCGTCGGGCTGCTGGTGGTTGACCACTTTGTCGAAGTCAACTTCGTGCACTGGCTGGTCTGGCCGCTGGGCAGCGCATTGGTGCTGGGGTTATACGCGGGGCTGTTTTTCGTGATGCGCGAGTCATGGCGCAAGAGCCCGCGGTTTTTCGTCGTACGGGTGCTGGCGGTGGCGGCGGTGTATGGGGCGGTGGGGTTGCTGCTGGGGCATGGCTACCAGGATTGGCTGGTGGCGATACCGGCGGCGTCGATTGTGGCGTTTATTCTGTTTGTTGCGAGTATTTCAGATGGGGGTTCTGACGGCGGGTCGGGTTCGAGTTCGGGCGGTTCCGGTTCCAGCTCCAGCAGCAGCTCGTCTGGCGGCGGGGGATCCAGCGGTGGTGGCGGGGCGTCTGGCAGTTGGTAA
- a CDS encoding GNAT family N-acetyltransferase, producing the protein MPALTFRNALPADADRCFEIETTAYEGDEAATLEKIATRIAQYPQGFLILEADGAVVGFINCGCAYDVVMSDEAFKELVGHSAEAPNVVIMSVVVDPAQQGKGYSKLLMTEFVQRMRDLGKQTIHLMCKEQHVPLYARMGYAYVKPSPSEHGGMAWHEMVMEL; encoded by the coding sequence ATGCCGACCGCTGCTTTGAAATCGAAACCACCGCCTACGAAGGCGATGAAGCCGCGACGCTGGAGAAGATTGCCACGCGCATTGCGCAGTACCCGCAGGGCTTTTTGATTCTGGAGGCGGATGGCGCGGTGGTGGGGTTTATCAATTGTGGTTGCGCCTATGACGTGGTGATGTCGGACGAGGCGTTCAAGGAGTTGGTGGGGCATTCGGCCGAGGCGCCGAATGTGGTGATCATGTCGGTGGTGGTCGACCCGGCGCAGCAGGGCAAGGGGTATTCGAAGCTGTTGATGACCGAGTTTGTGCAGCGCATGCGCGACCTGGGCAAGCAAACGATTCATTTGATGTGCAAGGAGCAGCATGTGCCGCTGTATGCGCGCATGGGCTATGCGTATGTGAAGCCGTCGCCGTCGGAGCATGGCGGGATGGCGTGGCATGAGATGGTGATGGAGTTGTGA
- a CDS encoding alginate lyase family protein: MKKTTLALSVLFAAFSHTILAANLCQPVASNPANTAFLAAAQRHVGDQPHPLAHLHTEGTLPNHGIREQSIAAEKDWPVMRQAALAWRLSGDPRYLKQVDDFLAAWADVYQPDFNPIDETNLDMLINAYALTADHLRLETRDASRRLISSLGNGYIARIEQFHGQKKGTQTNNWQSHRVKLVTVAAAALGDKAMLAQAHQLFKQQIADNVLPDSSVTDFQDRDALHYVVYDLEPLVQAALAAKANGEDWLNLKSNGASLAAALDWLVPYANGQRSHQEFVHTHVQFDKDRAGVGEAGYSGTWQPKSSATLFWLAAQLDARYLPVARQLAQRPADWISACYLK; encoded by the coding sequence ATGAAAAAAACCACCCTCGCCTTGTCCGTACTGTTTGCCGCGTTTTCCCACACAATTTTGGCTGCCAACCTCTGTCAGCCCGTCGCCTCCAACCCGGCGAACACAGCCTTTTTGGCCGCTGCTCAACGCCACGTGGGCGATCAACCCCACCCGCTGGCGCACCTGCACACCGAAGGCACCCTGCCGAACCACGGCATTCGCGAGCAGAGCATCGCCGCCGAAAAAGACTGGCCCGTGATGCGCCAGGCGGCGCTGGCGTGGCGTTTGAGCGGCGACCCGCGTTATCTCAAGCAAGTCGACGACTTCCTCGCCGCCTGGGCCGATGTGTATCAGCCGGACTTCAACCCCATCGACGAAACCAACCTCGACATGCTGATCAACGCCTATGCCTTGACCGCCGACCATTTACGCCTGGAAACCCGCGACGCCAGCCGCCGTTTGATCAGCAGCCTGGGCAACGGCTACATCGCGCGCATCGAGCAATTCCACGGGCAGAAAAAAGGCACCCAGACCAACAACTGGCAGAGTCATCGCGTCAAACTGGTGACCGTGGCCGCCGCCGCGCTGGGCGACAAGGCGATGCTTGCGCAGGCCCATCAACTGTTCAAACAGCAAATCGCCGACAACGTGCTGCCCGACAGTTCGGTCACCGACTTTCAGGACCGCGACGCCCTGCATTACGTGGTCTACGACCTCGAACCGCTGGTGCAGGCCGCGCTGGCGGCGAAGGCGAATGGCGAAGACTGGTTGAACCTCAAAAGCAACGGCGCCTCACTCGCCGCCGCCCTCGATTGGCTGGTGCCCTACGCCAACGGCCAACGCAGCCATCAGGAGTTCGTGCACACCCACGTGCAATTCGACAAAGACCGCGCGGGCGTGGGCGAAGCGGGTTACAGCGGCACCTGGCAACCCAAAAGCAGCGCCACACTGTTCTGGCTCGCGGCGCAACTGGACGCGCGTTACCTGCCGGTGGCCAGGCAATTGGCGCAGCGTCCGGCGGATTGGATCAGTGCCTGTTATTTGAAATAG
- a CDS encoding L,D-transpeptidase family protein encodes MFKKHACYLSICLLVAPLVATADELPLAPIPVIATSPVQQALAQLPGVCPHLAPHIDPAALARLQAFYQQQGDGPLWSADERRQALQSQLQLLADDGLDPTHYSLPTPDATANVLCSDIDVSRQYLQALQDLHFGRLQQSRFEPLWHSQPPARDPNTEVLAFAAIGLQDMAQAFDQARPSADLYRSLRNAYSTLRLQPLPHWDPVATGPLLRPGMEDPRVPELARRLVSGGYLAKAPGGRQYRDELVKAVKAFQLSHSLQADGVIGAGTVAELNISPAVRREQLRINLERFRWLAQDLEPEGVLVNVAAAQLSVYQSGIPVWQTRLQVGRAERQTPLLKSRITRLTLNPTWTIPPTIMREDKLPAIRLNPEYLRQQNLQVLDPEGRPLAPEQIDWARPGNILLRQEAGPRNPLGKIVMRFPNPYSVYLHDTPSQPLFTKGPRAFSSGCVRVEQPLLLRDLLVSPAERTRTDELLATGVTHEFRLATPVPVLLSYWTVEVNREGGLVYSPDIYGRDLVLMKAMGSVL; translated from the coding sequence TTGTTCAAAAAACACGCATGTTACTTGAGCATTTGCCTGCTCGTTGCGCCGCTGGTCGCGACAGCCGACGAGCTGCCGCTGGCGCCCATCCCGGTGATCGCCACAAGCCCCGTGCAACAGGCGTTGGCACAGTTGCCCGGCGTGTGCCCCCACCTTGCTCCGCACATAGACCCCGCCGCCCTGGCGCGCCTGCAAGCCTTTTACCAGCAGCAGGGTGATGGGCCGCTGTGGTCCGCCGACGAGCGCCGCCAGGCCTTGCAATCGCAGTTGCAGTTATTGGCCGACGACGGCCTGGACCCCACCCACTATAGCCTGCCCACGCCGGACGCCACGGCCAACGTGCTGTGCAGCGACATCGACGTCAGCCGCCAGTACCTGCAAGCCCTGCAGGATTTGCACTTCGGGCGCCTGCAGCAATCGCGCTTCGAGCCGCTGTGGCATTCGCAGCCGCCTGCCCGCGACCCGAATACCGAAGTACTGGCGTTCGCCGCCATCGGCCTGCAAGACATGGCCCAGGCCTTTGACCAGGCCCGCCCCAGCGCCGACCTCTACCGCAGCCTGCGCAATGCCTATTCCACGCTGCGCCTGCAACCCTTGCCCCATTGGGACCCGGTCGCCACCGGCCCCTTGCTGCGCCCCGGCATGGAAGACCCGCGCGTGCCGGAGCTGGCGCGGCGGCTGGTCAGTGGCGGCTACCTGGCCAAGGCCCCCGGCGGCAGGCAATACCGTGACGAACTGGTCAAGGCGGTCAAGGCCTTCCAGCTCAGCCACTCGCTGCAAGCTGACGGAGTAATCGGTGCCGGTACAGTGGCCGAACTCAATATCAGCCCGGCGGTGCGCCGCGAACAGCTGCGCATCAACCTGGAGCGTTTCCGCTGGCTGGCCCAGGACCTGGAACCCGAAGGCGTGCTGGTCAACGTCGCCGCTGCACAGCTCAGCGTGTACCAAAGCGGCATTCCGGTGTGGCAAACCCGCCTGCAAGTCGGCCGCGCCGAACGCCAGACGCCGTTGCTCAAATCCCGCATTACCCGGCTGACCCTCAACCCCACCTGGACCATCCCGCCGACCATCATGCGCGAGGACAAACTCCCGGCCATCCGCCTTAACCCCGAATACCTGCGTCAGCAAAACCTGCAAGTACTCGACCCCGAAGGCCGCCCGCTGGCCCCCGAACAAATCGACTGGGCGCGCCCCGGCAACATCCTGCTGCGCCAGGAAGCCGGCCCGCGCAACCCGCTGGGCAAAATCGTGATGCGCTTTCCCAACCCTTATTCGGTGTACCTGCACGACACCCCGAGCCAACCGCTGTTTACCAAAGGGCCGCGGGCCTTCAGCTCCGGTTGTGTGAGGGTGGAACAGCCGCTGCTGTTGCGCGACCTGCTGGTGAGCCCGGCCGAACGCACCCGCACCGACGAACTGCTCGCCACCGGCGTAACCCACGAATTCCGCCTCGCCACCCCCGTGCCGGTGCTGCTGAGCTACTGGACGGTAGAGGTCAACCGCGAGGGCGGGTTGGTGTATTCGCCGGACATTTACGGGCGCGATCTGGTGTTGATGAAAGCGATGGGCAGCGTGCTCTGA
- the dapF gene encoding diaminopimelate epimerase — protein sequence MTLPFVKMHAHGDDFIIIDRRGQSDPITAAIARKLGNRHTGIGFNQLAVILDCEDAAARIKFWNPNGTPLQTCGSATRGVADRLMCEAGSHSVVLRTDRGLLACTREDGRRVSVYMGVPSLDWADVPLAGAMDTRLLPLDGNPAACSMGNPHLTFFVDDIAAIDVAAAGSALETHPLFPARTNVHFVQVLSRDHIRLRIWERGGGVPLGSGSCCCGAVINGIRRGLLNERVDVQCDGGTVTVQWDGKGGVILTGSVEPVMQGNAYVN from the coding sequence ATGACCTTGCCGTTCGTGAAGATGCACGCCCATGGTGACGACTTCATCATCATTGATCGCCGTGGCCAAAGCGACCCGATCACCGCGGCCATCGCCCGCAAGCTGGGCAACCGCCATACCGGCATCGGCTTCAACCAGCTGGCGGTGATACTCGACTGCGAAGACGCCGCCGCCCGCATCAAATTCTGGAACCCCAACGGCACGCCCCTGCAAACCTGCGGCAGCGCCACCCGGGGCGTGGCCGACCGCTTGATGTGTGAAGCCGGCAGCCACTCGGTCGTACTGCGCACCGACCGTGGCTTGCTGGCCTGCACGCGCGAGGACGGGCGACGGGTGTCGGTGTACATGGGGGTGCCGTCGCTGGATTGGGCCGACGTGCCATTGGCCGGCGCCATGGACACGCGCTTGTTGCCCCTCGACGGCAACCCGGCAGCGTGCAGCATGGGCAACCCGCACCTCACGTTTTTTGTGGACGACATCGCCGCCATCGACGTGGCCGCCGCAGGCTCCGCACTGGAAACTCACCCGCTGTTTCCAGCCAGGACCAATGTGCATTTCGTGCAAGTGCTGAGCCGTGACCATATTCGCCTGCGCATTTGGGAGCGTGGCGGCGGCGTGCCGTTGGGCTCGGGTTCATGCTGCTGCGGCGCGGTGATCAATGGCATTCGGCGCGGGCTGCTGAACGAGCGGGTAGACGTGCAATGCGACGGCGGCACGGTCACGGTGCAGTGGGACGGGAAGGGCGGCGTGATACTGACCGGCAGCGTCGAGCCGGTGATGCAGGGCAACGCCTACGTGAACTAA
- a CDS encoding PAS domain-containing sensor histidine kinase, with protein sequence MPAELFDSAACALAVTAEDGTILQANTRLSEWLGFSSAELCGRRFQDLLTMGGRIFHQTHLAPMLRMGGSVTEVKLDMLHRDGHKVTVLLNGIRRDNADSTVYDLALFGTTDRDKYERELLNARNLAEALLQEKSATELALKQAQAELSEAYAIAQRRALFAEQMVAIVSHDLKNPLTAIRMASDFLGRGERTPKERQLLGHIGQSSERAQRMIADLLDFTQARVGHGITIKAAPLDLHGVIHRAVDELRVAFPAATLEHTAEGHGDACLDADRVQQIIGNLVANSVAYGDLQRPITITSRLGASGCEVSVHNHGAVIPDTLIAVLFEPMTRGTDKGSDVRSVGLGLYIVRELAKVHGGDVAVSSCAIRGTTFTVTF encoded by the coding sequence ATGCCGGCTGAACTGTTTGACAGCGCCGCCTGCGCCCTGGCCGTCACCGCCGAGGACGGTACGATCCTGCAAGCCAACACGCGCCTGAGTGAATGGCTGGGCTTCAGCAGCGCCGAGCTGTGTGGCCGGCGTTTTCAGGATTTGCTGACCATGGGCGGGCGGATTTTCCACCAGACGCATCTGGCGCCGATGCTGCGCATGGGCGGCAGCGTCACCGAGGTGAAGCTCGACATGCTGCACCGCGACGGCCACAAGGTGACGGTGCTGCTCAACGGCATCAGGCGCGACAATGCCGACAGTACGGTGTACGACCTGGCGCTGTTCGGCACCACCGACCGCGACAAGTACGAGCGCGAACTGCTCAACGCACGCAACCTCGCCGAAGCGTTGCTGCAGGAAAAATCCGCGACGGAACTCGCCCTCAAGCAGGCCCAGGCCGAACTGAGCGAGGCCTACGCCATCGCCCAGCGCCGTGCGCTGTTTGCCGAACAGATGGTGGCGATTGTCAGCCATGACCTGAAAAACCCGCTGACGGCGATCCGCATGGCGTCGGATTTTCTCGGTCGTGGCGAGCGTACGCCCAAGGAACGCCAGTTGCTCGGGCATATCGGCCAGTCGTCCGAGCGCGCCCAGCGCATGATCGCCGACCTGCTGGACTTTACCCAGGCCCGCGTCGGCCACGGCATCACCATCAAGGCCGCGCCACTGGATTTGCACGGGGTGATCCACCGCGCCGTGGACGAACTGCGCGTGGCCTTCCCCGCCGCCACGCTGGAACACACCGCCGAAGGCCATGGCGATGCATGCCTGGATGCCGACCGGGTGCAGCAGATCATCGGCAACCTGGTGGCGAACAGCGTGGCGTATGGCGACCTGCAACGGCCGATCACCATCACCTCGCGCCTCGGCGCCAGCGGCTGTGAAGTGTCGGTGCACAACCACGGCGCGGTGATTCCCGACACCCTGATCGCGGTGCTGTTCGAACCCATGACCCGTGGCACCGACAAGGGCAGCGACGTGCGCAGCGTCGGGTTGGGCCTGTACATCGTGCGCGAACTGGCCAAAGTGCACGGCGGCGATGTAGCAGTGAGCTCCTGCGCCATACGGGGCACGACGTTTACCGTGACGTTTTAG
- a CDS encoding GNAT family N-acetyltransferase, producing MTAPIVEVSDQHSAEAERVLGDALAVFNEAATGYNDRRPLTVLIKDPATGQILGGINGKTTLGMAFLDLFHLPESLRGSGLGSQLLHAFEDEARRRGCANAVLYTLSFQAPGFYEKHGWVRFGEVPCEPQGSSRVFLSKPL from the coding sequence ATGACGGCGCCGATTGTAGAGGTCAGCGACCAGCACAGCGCGGAGGCCGAGCGGGTTCTCGGCGACGCCCTTGCGGTGTTCAATGAGGCCGCCACCGGTTACAACGACCGGCGCCCGTTAACGGTGCTGATCAAGGACCCGGCCACCGGGCAGATTCTCGGCGGCATCAACGGCAAAACCACGCTGGGCATGGCGTTTCTCGACCTGTTTCACTTGCCCGAATCCCTGCGCGGTTCGGGGCTGGGCAGCCAGTTGTTGCACGCCTTTGAAGACGAAGCCCGGCGCCGGGGGTGTGCGAATGCGGTGTTGTATACCTTGAGTTTTCAGGCGCCGGGGTTTTACGAAAAGCATGGCTGGGTGCGGTTTGGCGAGGTGCCGTGTGAACCTCAGGGCAGCAGCCGGGTGTTTTTGTCTAAGCCGCTTTAG
- a CDS encoding GNAT family N-acetyltransferase encodes MPAITLRLAMPDDAQCVGVLGMQVFLDTYATQGIRTSIATEVLQAFAPDTIAGLLAQPDVSLMVAEADGHLVGFAQLKLNAPHPMIKTPGVAELQRLYIQERFTGLGIGFQLLQAAEQRAAAGGAALLWATVWVRNERALGFYPRRGYDLLGEPTYSFQGETHGNRLFGKALSPKAA; translated from the coding sequence ATGCCGGCCATCACCCTTCGCCTCGCCATGCCCGACGACGCCCAATGCGTCGGCGTGCTGGGCATGCAGGTCTTCCTCGACACCTATGCGACCCAAGGCATTCGCACCTCGATTGCCACCGAAGTGCTGCAAGCCTTCGCCCCTGACACCATCGCCGGGTTGCTGGCCCAGCCGGACGTCTCGCTAATGGTGGCTGAAGCCGACGGCCACCTGGTCGGCTTCGCCCAACTCAAACTCAACGCGCCACACCCCATGATCAAAACGCCGGGCGTGGCCGAACTGCAACGCCTGTACATCCAGGAACGCTTCACCGGCCTGGGCATCGGCTTCCAACTACTGCAAGCGGCAGAACAGCGCGCGGCGGCGGGTGGCGCTGCGCTGTTGTGGGCGACGGTGTGGGTGCGCAACGAGCGCGCCCTGGGGTTTTACCCCCGGCGCGGGTATGACCTGCTGGGCGAACCGACCTATAGCTTTCAGGGCGAAACCCATGGCAACCGCCTGTTCGGCAAAGCCCTGAGCCCTAAAGCGGCTTAG